One segment of Pseudomonas sp. FP2196 DNA contains the following:
- a CDS encoding TrkH family potassium uptake protein, which produces MSIAVVRLISFILGVILITLAVSMLIPMLTLVIHDRKDDMSAFLWSSLITALCGLLMINKGRPENVQLRPRDMYMLTTASWVVVCIFAALPMVLIQHISYTDAFFETMSGITTTGSTILTGLDTASPGLLIWRSMLHWLGGIGFIGMAVAILPLLRVGGMRLFKTESSDWSEKVTPRSHVAAKYILGLYIGLTGLATLALWIAGMTPFEAINHSMSLISTGGFSTSDASLAHWTQPSIHWVAVAIMILGSLPFTLYVSTLRGNKRALFKDHQVRGFIGFLLITWVLVGTWLCLHSEYGWWEAFRIVAVNVTSVVTTTGVALGDYTLWGSFAVLLFFYLTFVGGCSGSTAGGLKIFRFQVAGTLLMGSLNQLIHPRAVIRKKYNKHPIDEDIARSLLTFSFFFTITIGAIAMGLALIGLDWTTALSGAATAVCNVGPGVGSIIGPAGNFSTLPDAAKWLLTVGMLLGRLEILTVLVLLTPVFWKY; this is translated from the coding sequence ATGTCCATTGCGGTAGTACGGCTCATCAGCTTCATTCTGGGAGTTATTCTGATCACGCTGGCGGTGAGCATGCTGATACCGATGCTGACGCTGGTGATCCATGATCGCAAAGATGATATGTCGGCCTTCCTCTGGTCGAGCTTGATCACAGCGCTGTGCGGGCTGCTGATGATTAACAAGGGTCGCCCTGAGAACGTTCAATTGCGTCCTCGCGATATGTACATGCTGACGACCGCCAGTTGGGTGGTTGTGTGCATATTCGCCGCATTGCCCATGGTGCTTATCCAGCACATCAGCTACACCGATGCGTTTTTTGAAACGATGTCAGGCATCACCACGACTGGATCGACCATCCTCACCGGGCTGGACACGGCATCTCCAGGATTGCTGATCTGGCGATCGATGCTGCATTGGCTGGGCGGGATCGGCTTCATCGGCATGGCCGTGGCTATCCTGCCATTACTGCGGGTCGGGGGCATGCGGCTATTCAAGACCGAATCATCCGACTGGTCGGAAAAGGTCACGCCGCGCTCCCATGTCGCCGCCAAATACATTCTGGGGCTTTATATCGGGCTTACCGGTCTTGCCACGCTGGCCCTGTGGATAGCAGGGATGACGCCGTTCGAAGCCATCAACCATTCAATGTCATTGATTTCCACGGGAGGGTTTTCGACCTCCGATGCCTCGCTGGCACATTGGACGCAACCGTCCATTCATTGGGTGGCGGTCGCTATCATGATTCTGGGCAGCCTCCCTTTCACGCTGTATGTGAGCACGCTTCGCGGCAATAAACGGGCCTTGTTCAAAGATCATCAGGTACGCGGGTTCATTGGCTTTTTGCTCATTACCTGGGTGCTGGTCGGCACCTGGTTGTGCTTGCACAGCGAGTACGGCTGGTGGGAAGCGTTTCGGATCGTGGCGGTCAACGTGACATCGGTGGTCACGACGACCGGCGTCGCACTGGGGGATTACACGTTATGGGGCAGTTTTGCCGTATTGCTGTTCTTCTATCTGACCTTTGTCGGAGGCTGCTCCGGTTCCACCGCTGGCGGTCTGAAAATATTCCGCTTTCAAGTGGCTGGCACACTGCTGATGGGCAGTCTGAATCAATTAATCCACCCTCGCGCCGTGATCCGAAAAAAATACAACAAACACCCCATTGACGAGGACATCGCCCGTTCGCTGCTGACGTTTTCATTCTTTTTCACCATCACTATCGGGGCGATCGCAATGGGGTTGGCGCTCATCGGCCTGGACTGGACAACTGCATTGAGTGGCGCGGCTACCGCCGTATGCAATGTCGGGCCTGGCGTTGGCTCGATCATTGGCCCGGCGGGAAATTTTTCCACACTGCCCGATGCTGCCAAATGGCTGCTGACTGTCGGCATGCTTTTGGGAAGACTGGAGATCCTCACCGTTCTGGTGCTGCTCACACCGGTTTTCTGGAAATACTAG
- a CDS encoding TRAP transporter substrate-binding protein produces the protein MLKSLRNAVICALALSVSGLALAADPIVIKFSHVVAEQTPKGQGALLFKKLVEERLKDKVKVEVYPNSSLFGDGKEMEALLLGDVQLIAPSLAKFEQYTPKLQLFDLPFLFNDISAVDRFQRSPQGQELLKSMESKNITGLAYWHNGMKQLSANKKLVVPGDARGLKFRVQASAVLDEQFKAVKANPRKLSFAEVYQSLQTGVVNGAENPYSNIFSQKMHEVQKFITESDHGLLDYMLITNTKFWNGLPPDVRTELDKIIVEVTAQVNKDAEKLNQDAKQHIVDAKTTEIILLTPEQRGEWREKMKPVWAKFEGAIGADLIKAADASNQAQ, from the coding sequence ATGCTTAAATCATTGCGCAACGCGGTCATCTGCGCACTCGCGCTGAGCGTATCGGGCCTGGCGCTGGCGGCCGATCCAATCGTTATCAAGTTTTCCCATGTAGTCGCCGAGCAAACGCCCAAAGGCCAGGGCGCCCTGCTATTCAAGAAACTCGTCGAAGAACGTCTGAAGGACAAGGTCAAGGTTGAGGTCTACCCGAACTCTTCGCTGTTTGGCGACGGCAAGGAAATGGAGGCACTGCTGTTGGGCGATGTGCAACTCATTGCACCGTCGCTGGCAAAGTTCGAACAATACACACCGAAATTGCAGCTATTCGACTTGCCGTTCCTGTTCAACGACATCTCGGCTGTCGACCGTTTCCAGCGCAGCCCTCAAGGCCAGGAACTGCTCAAGTCGATGGAAAGCAAGAACATCACAGGCCTGGCTTATTGGCACAACGGCATGAAGCAGCTGTCCGCCAACAAGAAGCTGGTTGTACCGGGCGACGCCCGGGGTCTGAAATTCCGTGTACAGGCGTCGGCGGTATTGGATGAACAATTCAAAGCCGTGAAAGCCAACCCGCGCAAGTTGAGCTTCGCCGAGGTGTATCAGAGCTTGCAGACCGGTGTCGTGAATGGCGCGGAAAACCCTTACTCGAACATTTTCAGTCAGAAAATGCACGAGGTGCAGAAGTTCATCACTGAATCCGACCATGGCCTGCTCGACTACATGCTGATCACCAACACCAAGTTCTGGAATGGCCTGCCGCCGGATGTGAGAACCGAACTGGACAAAATAATTGTCGAGGTTACCGCCCAGGTGAACAAAGACGCTGAGAAGCTCAACCAGGACGCCAAACAGCATATCGTCGACGCCAAAACCACTGAAATCATCCTGCTGACTCCGGAACAACGTGGCGAGTGGCGTGAAAAAATGAAACCGGTCTGGGCGAAGTTCGAAGGTGCTATCGGCGCCGACCTGATCAAAGCCGCCGACGCCTCAAACCAGGCTCAGTAA